Proteins encoded together in one Terriglobus sp. TAA 43 window:
- a CDS encoding glycosyltransferase family 39 protein, whose translation MQAQQRSTLRTGHIAFLAILWFLTQFAGIFGPPLLDDVDSIHTEAAREMITRHDYVTLYVDGIRYLDKPPLPYWLAAGGAQIFGMHDWAFRLPLALSVLVLILYVYSFGTRLFGERSGFYAGLAMATCIGPYIFTRFFIPDVMVALWMTMCADLILRMVDSIRAEGRAKAWHAVLFALVCTAGMLTKGLIGIVFPLGLLVLYLLVIGELKMLLKMRSGIFTAVFLVTMLPWHILAWQQNAPSGGAKGWFWFYIVNDQINRYLNTRIPRDYDKVPLLTFWALLVVWLMPWGVFLFGAARRWWQRRAAWRNGGPTTMLLLWAAMILLFFSFSTRQEYYTLPAVPALALLAGHYLSDAESRESKRSRWFYAALFSVAAIAAIVCIALAVVAKAPMPGADLFEALQQHPDDYRLSFGHLFDFTTNAFGFFRVPLITMAASLLLATGVPLFLKLRGKTFAANVVLALGMCGVLGSVHEGLRIFYPILGSEPLARVIQQHWDPAARIVIDGEYSNGDSINFYTGQPVYMLNGRVNNLWYGSLYADAPHRFEDDASFLALWNGGSPVFFVTHDAKRTHEWQAAHGGTLIGSSGGKYVLLNRS comes from the coding sequence ATGCAGGCACAGCAACGTAGTACTTTGCGGACGGGGCACATTGCTTTTCTCGCAATCCTTTGGTTTCTGACACAGTTCGCTGGCATCTTCGGGCCGCCGCTGCTGGATGATGTGGATTCCATCCACACGGAAGCCGCGCGCGAGATGATTACGCGCCATGACTACGTGACTCTTTACGTGGACGGTATCCGCTATCTGGATAAGCCGCCGCTGCCGTACTGGTTGGCTGCAGGTGGCGCACAGATCTTCGGCATGCATGACTGGGCGTTCCGGTTGCCGTTGGCGCTGTCGGTGCTGGTGCTGATTCTTTACGTGTATAGCTTTGGCACGCGGCTGTTTGGCGAGCGCTCAGGTTTCTACGCAGGCCTGGCAATGGCTACTTGTATCGGGCCTTACATCTTCACTCGATTCTTCATCCCCGATGTGATGGTGGCGTTGTGGATGACCATGTGCGCAGACCTGATTCTGCGCATGGTGGATTCCATTCGCGCAGAGGGAAGAGCGAAGGCGTGGCACGCGGTGTTGTTTGCGCTGGTGTGTACGGCGGGAATGCTGACCAAGGGGCTGATCGGCATCGTGTTCCCACTGGGTTTGCTAGTGCTGTATCTGCTGGTAATTGGCGAACTGAAGATGCTGTTGAAGATGCGTTCAGGCATCTTCACGGCGGTGTTTCTCGTGACCATGTTGCCGTGGCACATTCTTGCCTGGCAGCAGAATGCTCCCAGCGGCGGAGCGAAGGGGTGGTTCTGGTTTTACATCGTCAACGATCAGATCAATCGTTATCTGAACACGCGCATTCCTCGCGATTATGACAAGGTTCCACTGCTGACCTTCTGGGCGTTGCTGGTGGTTTGGTTGATGCCATGGGGCGTGTTCCTGTTTGGTGCGGCGCGGCGTTGGTGGCAAAGGAGAGCAGCATGGCGCAATGGCGGACCCACGACGATGTTGTTGCTGTGGGCGGCGATGATCCTGTTGTTCTTTAGCTTTTCCACGCGGCAGGAGTACTACACGCTGCCCGCTGTGCCTGCGCTGGCGCTGCTGGCGGGGCATTATCTTTCCGACGCGGAGTCGCGGGAGTCGAAGCGTTCGCGATGGTTTTATGCCGCGCTGTTCTCAGTTGCTGCGATTGCCGCTATCGTCTGCATTGCGCTTGCGGTGGTGGCAAAGGCTCCTATGCCGGGCGCGGATTTGTTTGAAGCATTGCAGCAGCATCCCGATGACTACCGGCTTTCGTTCGGTCATCTGTTTGATTTCACAACGAATGCTTTCGGGTTCTTCCGTGTGCCCCTAATCACGATGGCTGCCAGCCTGCTGCTGGCAACCGGTGTACCGCTGTTCCTGAAATTGCGTGGCAAGACGTTTGCGGCGAATGTCGTGCTGGCGTTGGGCATGTGTGGCGTGTTGGGCAGCGTGCATGAAGGGTTGCGGATCTTCTATCCCATCCTTGGATCGGAGCCGTTGGCGCGCGTGATTCAGCAGCACTGGGATCCTGCAGCGCGCATCGTGATTGACGGCGAATATTCCAATGGCGATTCGATCAACTTCTACACCGGACAGCCTGTGTACATGCTGAACGGACGGGTGAATAACCTCTGGTATGGCTCGCTGTATGCGGATGCGCCGCATCGCTTTGAGGATGATGCTTCGTTCCTGGCGTTGTGGAATGGCGGGTCGCCGGTGTTCTTCGTAACGCATGATGCGAAGCGCACGCACGAGTGGCAGGCCGCACATGGCGGCACCTTGATCGGATCGTCTGGTGGGAAGTACGTTCTGCTGAACCGCAGCTAA
- a CDS encoding glycosyltransferase family 2 protein, whose product MDYSIVIPLLNEEDAISELYTRLKSELEQIASTGKSYEIIFVDDGSRDRTFRLLTELASMDSTVNVIQFRRTYGKTAGLAAGFEMAIGEITITMDGDLQHDPSDLPRFIKRVEEGYDIVCGWREKRVDNLWVRRIPSKIANYFMRKLSRVEIDDFGGGYKAYRTSLLREVPLYGGMQRFIPALASLQGARVCQLAIRNIPRRYGKSRYGIGRVIPVFFDLLRIHFLLNYLQQPLRFFGSWGLALIGSGGIMSVGLIYEWLFRDRHVMLHHGPLMLAAALLIVAGIQCFMGGLIGEMLLWLNKRGQKSDYSIAHMISGHDRETSLTS is encoded by the coding sequence ATGGACTATTCAATCGTCATTCCACTACTGAACGAAGAAGACGCAATTTCCGAGTTGTATACGCGCCTGAAAAGCGAGTTGGAACAGATCGCCTCGACCGGCAAGAGCTACGAGATCATCTTCGTAGATGATGGCAGCCGCGATCGAACCTTTCGCCTGCTGACCGAACTGGCCTCCATGGATTCAACGGTCAACGTGATCCAGTTCCGCCGTACCTATGGCAAAACAGCCGGTCTGGCCGCGGGTTTTGAGATGGCCATCGGCGAGATCACCATCACCATGGATGGCGATCTACAGCATGACCCCTCCGACCTGCCACGTTTCATCAAACGCGTGGAAGAGGGCTACGACATTGTGTGTGGATGGCGCGAGAAGCGCGTGGATAACCTTTGGGTTCGGCGCATTCCCTCTAAGATCGCCAACTACTTCATGCGAAAACTCTCGCGCGTAGAGATTGATGATTTTGGCGGTGGCTACAAGGCGTACCGCACGTCACTCCTACGCGAAGTCCCACTGTACGGCGGCATGCAACGCTTCATCCCCGCTCTTGCATCGCTGCAGGGCGCACGCGTATGCCAGCTCGCGATTCGCAACATTCCGCGTCGTTACGGCAAGTCGCGCTACGGAATTGGGCGCGTCATTCCCGTGTTCTTTGACCTGCTGCGCATTCACTTTCTGTTGAACTATCTGCAGCAGCCGCTGCGCTTCTTTGGATCGTGGGGACTTGCGCTGATCGGCAGCGGAGGCATCATGTCAGTGGGCCTGATCTATGAATGGCTCTTCCGTGACCGCCACGTCATGCTGCATCATGGCCCCTTGATGCTCGCAGCCGCGCTGCTCATCGTGGCGGGCATTCAGTGCTTCATGGGCGGTCTCATCGGCGAAATGTTGCTTTGGCTGAACAAGCGCGGCCAGAAGAGCGATTACAGCATTGCCCACATGATCAGCGGACACGATCGCGAAACGAGCCTTACCTCTTAG
- a CDS encoding Ppx/GppA phosphatase family protein — protein sequence MPTFAAIDIGSNSCRLAIANVEQHRIKVFHEDREVVRLGESVFETGEISPDAMANTIRALKRFQKAVQAQVVDRVRVVATSAMRDARNAAAFTAWVKSATGWTVEVVSGLEEGRLIHLGVVSGEPDARGKCVMIDLGGGSCEVTFSDNGRIQQMVSLPLGSVRLQQEFLHSDPPTADELRQLHIYIEREMRKLERKLGKPNADAVIATSGAAAALAEASQSTFLTKAKAKVVRVGKKSAAVKRVVRKLSLLEADAASVRKLANRLVKMKNSERMVVPGIGPKRSEIIIGGAFVYASILERLELSGFRYSPLGLRDGILAQMLSDSDERASVHKAVEQERWEGVLQVCRRYNIDLKRADAVRADAVKLFDALERVHGMSPDLRELLAAAAMMNEVGKFMNHQGHHRHAQYIIENSEIFGFSPTERTIMSAIARYLGKSRPDGMDRPLRAVPVEIQADVVRCVVLLRLAIGLNQNRATQPVHVNVRVYPKRVLLELSAAKGGAELEQWSLKKEAPYFREIFRRDLVVELA from the coding sequence ATGCCAACGTTCGCCGCTATCGACATCGGCTCCAATTCCTGCCGTCTCGCCATTGCCAATGTGGAACAGCACCGGATCAAGGTATTTCACGAGGATCGCGAAGTCGTGCGTCTGGGCGAGAGCGTATTTGAAACCGGCGAGATATCACCGGATGCGATGGCGAACACCATCCGTGCGCTGAAGCGATTTCAGAAGGCGGTGCAGGCACAGGTAGTGGACCGGGTGCGCGTGGTGGCGACGTCGGCCATGCGCGATGCGCGCAATGCCGCTGCGTTCACAGCATGGGTGAAGTCGGCCACCGGATGGACCGTCGAAGTGGTCTCCGGTCTGGAAGAAGGAAGACTCATCCATCTTGGCGTTGTCTCTGGCGAGCCGGATGCGCGCGGCAAATGCGTGATGATCGACCTGGGCGGCGGCTCGTGCGAGGTGACCTTCAGCGACAACGGACGCATTCAACAGATGGTGTCGTTGCCGCTTGGTTCGGTGCGTTTGCAGCAGGAGTTTCTGCACAGCGACCCTCCAACCGCAGATGAGTTGCGTCAACTGCACATCTACATCGAACGCGAAATGCGCAAGCTGGAACGCAAGCTGGGTAAGCCGAATGCAGATGCGGTGATTGCTACGTCTGGCGCGGCTGCGGCGTTGGCAGAGGCGAGTCAAAGCACATTCTTAACCAAGGCCAAAGCGAAGGTTGTGCGCGTTGGGAAGAAGTCTGCTGCGGTGAAGCGCGTGGTCAGGAAGCTGTCGCTGCTGGAAGCGGATGCGGCATCGGTAAGGAAGTTAGCCAACCGTCTGGTGAAGATGAAGAACAGCGAGCGCATGGTGGTTCCCGGCATTGGACCGAAGCGCAGCGAGATCATCATTGGCGGCGCGTTTGTCTATGCATCCATTCTGGAACGGCTGGAGCTAAGCGGGTTTCGCTATTCGCCACTGGGACTGCGCGACGGCATTCTGGCGCAGATGCTTTCGGACTCTGATGAGCGCGCGTCCGTCCATAAAGCTGTTGAGCAAGAGCGTTGGGAAGGCGTGCTGCAGGTCTGTCGCCGTTACAACATCGATCTGAAGCGTGCGGACGCGGTGCGTGCGGATGCGGTGAAGTTGTTCGACGCGCTGGAGCGTGTGCATGGCATGTCGCCGGACCTGCGTGAGTTGCTGGCTGCTGCGGCAATGATGAACGAAGTGGGTAAGTTCATGAACCATCAGGGGCATCACCGGCACGCGCAGTACATCATTGAGAACTCGGAAATCTTCGGCTTCTCACCCACGGAACGCACCATCATGAGTGCGATTGCGCGCTACCTGGGCAAGAGCCGTCCGGATGGCATGGATCGTCCGCTACGCGCGGTTCCGGTGGAGATCCAGGCAGATGTGGTGCGTTGTGTTGTGCTGTTGCGACTTGCGATTGGGCTGAATCAGAACCGCGCCACGCAGCCGGTGCATGTGAACGTGCGCGTATACCCCAAGCGTGTGTTGCTGGAGTTGAGTGCAGCGAAGGGTGGAGCAGAACTGGAGCAGTGGTCGCTGAAGAAGGAAGCGCCTTACTTCCGCGAAATCTTCCGTCGCGATCTGGTGGTAGAGCTGGCGTAA
- a CDS encoding histidine phosphatase family protein produces the protein MNLYMLRHASAGQRRSNPVLDVKRPLDKAGKRDCLLLGNTLTTMNVTFDLVVSSPLKRSLQTASLVGTETGYEQKIVLSDALAPSATYAQFEKLLMECSGVESLLVVGHSPNLVEFLGTLMQPAQQTRASRPPASIRLRKGAIAKLNLERGAATLQWMLDPRVIRTLYASSTTRSRRKISRK, from the coding sequence ATGAACCTGTACATGCTGCGACATGCGTCGGCCGGTCAACGCCGATCAAACCCGGTACTCGATGTGAAGCGCCCGCTGGATAAAGCGGGCAAGCGCGATTGCCTTCTATTGGGCAACACTCTCACCACCATGAACGTGACTTTTGATCTCGTTGTCTCAAGTCCGCTGAAGCGCAGCCTGCAGACGGCATCGCTCGTGGGCACGGAAACAGGTTACGAGCAGAAGATCGTTCTGAGCGACGCGCTTGCACCCTCTGCCACCTATGCGCAGTTTGAAAAACTGCTGATGGAATGCAGTGGCGTGGAATCACTTCTGGTGGTGGGCCACAGCCCCAATCTCGTCGAGTTCCTGGGTACGCTGATGCAGCCCGCACAGCAGACACGCGCCAGCCGTCCACCTGCATCCATTCGCCTGCGCAAAGGTGCGATTGCCAAACTGAATCTGGAACGCGGCGCAGCCACGCTGCAATGGATGCTGGACCCACGCGTCATCCGTACGCTTTACGCCAGCTCTACCACCAGATCGCGACGGAAGATTTCGCGGAAGTAA
- a CDS encoding class I SAM-dependent methyltransferase has product MSGFDRLAKPYRWMEYLSFGTALEHCRFHFLPQLRNTQHALLLGDGDGRFTAALLQEAKAADAFAIDASEAMLHTLRKRCDAVGAELRLQTLRTPLNRGLPEAVADKRFDLIATHFFLDCLNDAEVESIAHDAATCTTPDARWVISEFRVPNHGVMRLPSRLIVRMLYVAFRVLTGLRAQQLPAYGVILQRNGWHMQQQQTRLGGLLVSELWQRVNNANAVKSIKSELQ; this is encoded by the coding sequence ATGAGCGGCTTTGATCGTCTGGCGAAACCCTATCGCTGGATGGAATATCTCAGTTTCGGCACGGCTCTTGAACATTGCCGCTTCCACTTCCTTCCACAACTTCGCAACACCCAACACGCGCTTCTACTAGGCGATGGCGATGGCCGCTTCACCGCTGCCCTGCTGCAGGAAGCGAAAGCAGCGGACGCCTTTGCCATCGACGCCAGCGAAGCCATGCTGCACACGCTGCGAAAGCGTTGCGATGCCGTCGGTGCAGAACTTCGTCTGCAAACGCTCCGCACGCCCCTGAACCGCGGGCTTCCCGAAGCCGTCGCGGACAAACGGTTCGACCTCATCGCCACGCACTTCTTTCTCGACTGTCTGAACGATGCGGAAGTGGAAAGCATCGCGCACGACGCAGCGACATGCACCACTCCGGATGCACGATGGGTCATCTCAGAGTTTCGCGTCCCGAATCATGGTGTGATGCGGCTTCCGTCGCGCCTTATTGTGCGGATGCTCTACGTTGCTTTCCGCGTCCTCACCGGCCTGCGTGCGCAGCAACTGCCCGCGTATGGAGTGATCCTTCAACGCAATGGATGGCACATGCAGCAACAACAAACCAGGCTTGGTGGTCTTCTCGTCAGCGAGCTGTGGCAACGCGTTAACAACGCAAACGCAGTCAAAAGCATAAAATCAGAGCTGCAATGA
- a CDS encoding 1,4-alpha-glucan branching protein domain-containing protein: MKKHSSGTAGYVSFVLHAHLPYVLHHGTWPHGLEWLLEAAAETYLPLLRTLRTLQEDGIPVHMNVSLSPVLLQQLAHQDFRDELPAYLERKIAAAREDAGFFELANETHLLGLARHWERFFTQSLEELQLLNGDLIAGFRNAQQNGSLSLLTSAATHGYVPLLGTDESVLAHFRTAVQAHRKLIGTDTTGAWLPEFGYRPEGKWHFPVAPEGRDDAWQAAQRIGAETALAETGIGFTFVDAHLVQNAERIDDGLHSSGASPSFYRPYRIGDSNVAVLARDPRTAAQVWSPEGGYPGDFDYLDFHKKRWPGGHRYWRVTGANLGMEAKEPYHPDAARERSRVHAEHFISLVAETLRSQPSPDNAPLLLSAPFDLELFGHWWHEGVQFLENVFRILHNGTHGVHATTTEEYLAQHGTAGRVRMSEGSWGANGDNSVWLNSETSSLLSKVYAAQLAVRDAAQSLQWTAGGQAGRVARQMCRELLLMESSDWPTLITTGAARDYAEKRFGEHADAFSQLRSMWLTITDNRALTEEEEATLAELERVDDLFPDLNPADWKS; the protein is encoded by the coding sequence ATGAAAAAACATTCCTCCGGCACAGCTGGCTATGTCAGTTTTGTCCTGCACGCCCATCTTCCGTACGTACTGCATCACGGCACTTGGCCCCACGGGCTGGAGTGGCTGCTGGAAGCTGCTGCCGAGACCTATCTCCCGCTTCTGCGCACCTTGCGGACCCTGCAGGAGGATGGCATCCCGGTTCACATGAATGTGAGCCTGTCCCCGGTTCTGCTGCAGCAGTTGGCACATCAGGATTTCCGCGACGAGTTACCGGCTTACCTGGAACGCAAGATTGCTGCCGCCCGCGAAGATGCCGGATTTTTCGAACTTGCAAATGAAACTCACCTTCTTGGTCTGGCACGCCACTGGGAGCGTTTTTTTACGCAGTCGCTGGAAGAACTGCAATTGCTGAACGGCGACCTGATCGCTGGATTCCGCAACGCCCAACAAAACGGTTCTCTCTCCCTGCTGACTTCCGCAGCCACACACGGCTACGTCCCCCTGCTGGGAACGGATGAGAGCGTGCTGGCGCATTTTCGGACAGCAGTGCAGGCGCACCGCAAACTCATCGGCACAGATACCACCGGTGCGTGGTTGCCGGAATTTGGATACCGGCCTGAAGGCAAATGGCATTTCCCCGTAGCACCGGAAGGCCGTGACGATGCCTGGCAGGCGGCGCAGCGTATTGGCGCTGAAACAGCTCTCGCCGAGACCGGCATCGGCTTCACCTTCGTCGACGCGCATCTGGTTCAAAATGCGGAACGAATTGACGACGGGCTGCATTCTTCCGGCGCATCCCCCTCGTTCTATCGTCCTTATCGCATCGGTGACAGCAACGTTGCCGTGCTTGCGCGCGATCCCCGCACGGCCGCCCAGGTATGGAGTCCCGAAGGTGGATATCCCGGCGACTTCGACTATCTGGACTTCCACAAGAAGCGCTGGCCTGGAGGACATCGTTACTGGCGCGTAACGGGTGCCAACCTTGGCATGGAGGCCAAGGAACCGTATCACCCTGATGCCGCGCGGGAGCGGTCTCGCGTCCACGCGGAACACTTCATTTCGCTGGTGGCCGAGACCTTGCGCTCGCAACCCAGTCCAGACAATGCACCGCTGCTCCTCTCGGCTCCGTTTGATCTGGAGCTCTTTGGCCACTGGTGGCATGAAGGTGTGCAGTTTCTGGAGAACGTCTTCCGCATCCTGCATAACGGTACGCATGGTGTCCACGCCACCACCACTGAGGAATATCTTGCCCAACACGGTACTGCGGGCCGTGTTCGGATGTCGGAAGGCTCCTGGGGCGCAAACGGCGACAACAGCGTCTGGCTAAACAGCGAAACTTCGTCACTGCTCAGCAAGGTCTATGCCGCGCAGCTCGCCGTGCGCGACGCTGCACAGTCTCTGCAATGGACGGCTGGGGGGCAGGCCGGGCGGGTGGCACGACAGATGTGCCGCGAACTTCTGCTCATGGAATCAAGCGACTGGCCCACGCTCATTACTACAGGAGCAGCTCGCGACTACGCCGAAAAGCGCTTCGGGGAACACGCCGATGCCTTCTCCCAATTACGCTCCATGTGGCTGACCATCACCGACAATCGCGCGCTCACAGAGGAAGAAGAGGCCACCCTGGCCGAACTGGAGCGCGTGGACGACCTGTTTCCGGACCTGAATCCAGCTGACTGGAAATCCTGA
- a CDS encoding BON domain-containing protein → MSIRFTNHIALAAVLLVGVSGCKQAAPVDDATLTSQVQQKIAAESGLANEPVQVSTTNGAVTLSGAVSNAAARTLAANDAAGVTGVRQVVNNITVNPATPPVSAAAITPQPEVPTQTVPAPRVPVMVAKKTPPPPPVRNTPAPAPAPIERAAAPAPIPAPVQQPAPPPPPPQPVVRTITIPSGTTIPVRVTQTLDSASTQQGERFSGAVATDIVQDGMLVIPRGSVVSGTVTEVHEAAHFKGSSLLTVELSGVTVRGQNIPLAVTPYSVEGKGRGKNTAIKTGVGAAAGAVLGGIFGGGKGAAIGAAAGGGTGAGINAVTRGEQVQIPSESVVRFSLTNAVAVRTSTHAGGGDGSGMQNR, encoded by the coding sequence ATGAGCATCCGGTTTACGAATCACATTGCGCTCGCCGCCGTATTGCTGGTTGGCGTATCAGGCTGCAAACAGGCAGCCCCTGTTGACGACGCCACACTGACCTCGCAGGTGCAGCAGAAGATTGCTGCTGAAAGCGGTCTGGCCAACGAACCCGTCCAGGTCTCAACGACGAATGGTGCGGTCACCCTGAGCGGTGCCGTCAGCAACGCGGCTGCACGCACCCTTGCAGCAAATGACGCAGCAGGCGTCACAGGTGTCCGCCAGGTGGTGAACAACATCACCGTCAATCCCGCAACACCGCCCGTAAGCGCTGCCGCCATCACACCTCAACCCGAAGTCCCGACTCAAACCGTTCCCGCACCACGGGTACCGGTCATGGTGGCGAAGAAGACCCCACCGCCGCCCCCCGTGCGCAACACTCCGGCACCGGCGCCAGCTCCAATTGAACGGGCAGCCGCTCCCGCACCGATCCCTGCGCCGGTGCAGCAGCCTGCTCCGCCACCGCCGCCACCCCAGCCGGTGGTCCGTACCATTACGATTCCCTCCGGCACCACGATCCCCGTACGCGTCACCCAGACGCTGGATAGCGCCAGCACGCAGCAGGGCGAACGATTCTCCGGCGCCGTGGCAACCGACATTGTGCAGGACGGCATGCTGGTCATTCCGCGTGGTTCGGTCGTCTCCGGAACGGTGACGGAAGTCCACGAAGCCGCTCACTTTAAAGGGTCTTCGCTCCTTACCGTGGAACTCAGCGGTGTGACGGTGCGCGGACAGAACATCCCGCTAGCCGTTACGCCCTATAGCGTTGAAGGCAAAGGCCGTGGCAAGAACACCGCCATCAAGACGGGCGTAGGCGCCGCGGCTGGCGCTGTCCTTGGCGGCATCTTTGGTGGCGGCAAGGGCGCTGCAATCGGCGCTGCCGCTGGCGGCGGTACCGGTGCTGGTATCAACGCGGTGACACGCGGTGAACAGGTCCAGATCCCCAGTGAGAGCGTCGTCCGCTTCAGCCTGACGAACGCCGTGGCGGTTCGCACCTCCACACACGCGGGCGGTGGAGACGGAAGCGGAATGCAGAACCGTTAA
- a CDS encoding YtxH domain-containing protein — MADDNMSGLGWFLAGLGIGALVGVLYAPKSGRETREDLAAQARDAKEKANQYVEQGRDQMNDYVDKGREYYDKGRTQWSQYVDKGKDFLAQQQDKVASAVDTGKQIYQEKVESQTY, encoded by the coding sequence ATGGCAGACGATAACATGAGCGGTCTGGGATGGTTCCTTGCGGGACTTGGTATCGGTGCGTTGGTGGGTGTTCTGTACGCACCAAAGAGTGGCCGTGAAACTCGCGAAGACCTTGCCGCGCAGGCGCGTGACGCAAAGGAAAAGGCCAACCAATATGTGGAGCAGGGCCGCGATCAAATGAACGATTACGTTGACAAGGGCCGCGAGTATTATGACAAGGGCCGCACACAGTGGAGCCAGTACGTCGACAAGGGCAAGGATTTCCTCGCCCAGCAGCAGGACAAGGTCGCCTCTGCCGTGGATACCGGCAAACAGATCTATCAAGAGAAAGTCGAAAGCCAGACTTACTAA
- a CDS encoding DUF948 domain-containing protein, producing MTESQAHYIVIFSGISAVGVLLGAIAFSIFALSCAHLLKELRGLMSEAQGKVYPILENVQEISEKVADISTTVRETTADVAPKIRRVTQNLADTSDRYHARLAEVDELVGDTTRRVRNQTERADAFVTNSLDRTHEVVNTTIGRVQHLLDSLHNAIYAPVRQISGLASGARASIESLISSFAPKHTPKTPKPTAFEGESVYTGYEDDYHA from the coding sequence ATGACCGAGTCGCAAGCGCATTACATAGTCATTTTTTCCGGCATTAGCGCCGTTGGCGTTCTGCTTGGTGCCATTGCCTTCAGTATCTTTGCTCTTTCCTGCGCCCATCTCCTGAAAGAACTGCGAGGCCTGATGTCAGAGGCCCAGGGCAAGGTGTATCCCATCCTTGAAAATGTGCAGGAGATTTCGGAGAAGGTTGCCGACATTTCGACCACGGTGCGCGAAACCACCGCGGACGTCGCTCCGAAGATACGCCGCGTAACGCAGAACCTGGCCGACACCAGCGACCGTTATCATGCACGACTCGCGGAAGTGGATGAGCTTGTTGGCGACACCACGCGTCGGGTGCGGAACCAAACAGAGCGCGCCGATGCGTTCGTGACGAACAGCCTCGATCGCACGCACGAAGTGGTGAACACCACCATTGGTCGCGTGCAGCATCTGCTGGATTCACTGCACAACGCAATTTATGCGCCGGTGCGGCAGATTTCCGGCCTTGCGAGCGGCGCACGCGCCAGCATCGAATCGCTGATATCGAGCTTTGCACCGAAGCACACTCCGAAGACTCCCAAGCCAACGGCATTTGAGGGTGAGAGTGTGTATACGGGGTATGAGGACGATTACCACGCGTAA
- the mnmA gene encoding tRNA 2-thiouridine(34) synthase MnmA produces MATTAPNPAEHAFPAPDPASTIAVAMSGGVDSSAVAALLQQEGHTLVGLTLQLWDQRRLSGKDGIPEQVTGRCCSLDDVYDARRVAGQLGIPYYVVNQQRRFEADVVQPFVNDYLAGRTPIPCTLCNNHLKFDELLKTARGIGAERVATGHYARVRYDEERGRWLLLRPADRSKDQTYFLFGLTQEQLSRTIFPLGEMQKPAVRAMAEEQGLRVAQKPDSQEICFIPGGDYKAFLHAYLEEQGREMPETSGDLVTAGGEVVGSHTGIHSFTVGQRKGIQQQLHRHHSEPFYVLGIEPASNRVVVGQEEELHQTRGVADRVNWISIETLHEPMRVQAKIRHRHEPANATIRPLEDGRVEIVFDEPQRAITPGQAAMFFDGDVVVGGGWLI; encoded by the coding sequence ATGGCCACCACGGCACCCAACCCGGCGGAGCACGCGTTTCCCGCTCCTGATCCCGCGTCCACCATCGCTGTAGCGATGAGCGGCGGCGTGGACTCGTCTGCCGTGGCCGCTCTCCTGCAGCAGGAGGGACACACGCTGGTGGGACTCACCCTGCAGCTATGGGATCAGCGTCGCCTCTCCGGCAAGGATGGCATTCCGGAACAGGTTACGGGCCGTTGCTGTTCGCTGGATGACGTCTACGATGCGCGTCGCGTCGCCGGTCAGCTTGGCATTCCGTACTACGTGGTGAATCAGCAGCGCCGCTTCGAAGCGGACGTGGTGCAGCCGTTTGTGAACGACTACCTTGCGGGCCGCACGCCGATTCCCTGCACGCTGTGCAACAACCATCTAAAGTTCGACGAGCTTCTCAAGACCGCGCGCGGCATCGGTGCAGAACGCGTTGCTACCGGACACTACGCGCGCGTGCGTTATGACGAAGAGCGTGGCCGCTGGCTGCTGCTCCGTCCTGCGGATCGCAGCAAGGATCAGACCTACTTCCTCTTCGGACTCACGCAGGAGCAGTTGAGCCGCACCATCTTCCCGCTGGGCGAGATGCAGAAGCCTGCCGTCCGCGCCATGGCGGAGGAGCAGGGCCTACGTGTGGCGCAGAAGCCAGACTCGCAGGAGATCTGCTTTATTCCCGGCGGCGACTACAAGGCCTTCCTGCACGCCTACCTGGAAGAGCAGGGCCGTGAGATGCCCGAGACGTCGGGCGACCTTGTTACCGCGGGCGGCGAAGTTGTTGGCTCACACACAGGCATTCACAGCTTCACCGTGGGGCAGCGCAAGGGCATTCAGCAGCAGTTGCATCGCCACCACAGCGAGCCCTTCTACGTACTGGGCATTGAGCCCGCAAGCAATCGCGTAGTGGTGGGGCAGGAAGAAGAGCTGCACCAGACGCGCGGTGTTGCTGACCGCGTGAACTGGATCAGCATTGAAACGCTGCATGAACCGATGCGCGTACAGGCCAAGATTCGTCATCGCCACGAACCCGCCAATGCAACGATTCGTCCATTGGAAGATGGCCGCGTAGAGATCGTCTTTGACGAACCGCAGCGCGCCATCACACCGGGGCAGGCAGCGATGTTCTTCGATGGCGATGTCGTGGTCGGCGGCGGCTGGCTGATCTAA